DNA from Candidatus Neomarinimicrobiota bacterium:
TGGGCAACGAATATATCCAAGGCCAAAAAGCTCAAGTTGGCCAAAATAAATAATTCAATTGTAAATGCTTTATTCACAATTCCCTTTATCATGAATTACCTTTTAGGTGAATCGCGATTTCTGAGAGTTTTTGCAATTTCTTTCATTTCAACTGTTTTGAGAAGCAATTCATAATTGCCGTGCCATTGAACAAAATCTGCACCTCCCATAAATGCACCATGTTTTGCAGTACGGCCGTAATAATGCCAAAGATCAAATGCAATAAATTCAATTGGTTCATCAAAAGGTTCGGGGGAGAG
Protein-coding regions in this window:
- a CDS encoding nitrate reductase, which gives rise to LSPEPFDEPIEFIAFDLWHYYGRTAKHGAFMGGADFVQWHGNYELLLKTVEMKEIAKTLRNRDSPKR